In the genome of Globicephala melas chromosome 3, mGloMel1.2, whole genome shotgun sequence, one region contains:
- the LOC115847247 gene encoding LOW QUALITY PROTEIN: olfactory receptor 1f45-like (The sequence of the model RefSeq protein was modified relative to this genomic sequence to represent the inferred CDS: inserted 1 base in 1 codon), which yields MNLKTGRNNQTGVTEFILLGLSGQSEQEEVLFGLFLWMYLVTLIGNFLIVLAISCDXLQTPMYFFLASLSCVNICFSSVTIPTMLVNHILGNKSISYMECMTQIYFFIIFINMDGFLLSVMAYDDYTVICCPLHYTMIMKPKLCILLVAASQVSTNLHALLHTLFMVQLTFCSNNAVYHFFCDPYLILKLSCLNTFISDLMVFTVGELVFMTQFTCIIISYDYIFSNILKLPSAHGIRKNLSPCGSHVTVVSHFYGAILGVYKHPSSSYSVQDVLTTVIFTVVTPLINPFICSLRNHDTKGALRKLISYSIL from the exons ATGAATTTGA AAACAGGCAGAAACAATCAGACTGGAGTCACAGAATTCATTCTCCTGGGACTCTCTGGGCAGTCAGAGCAGGAGGAGGTTCTCTTTGGGCTGTTCTTGTGGATGTACCTGGTCACCCTCATTGGGAACTTTCTCATTGTTTTGGCTATCAGCTGTG ATCTCCAAACACCTATGTACTTCTTCTTGGCCAGCCTCTCCTGTGTTAACATCTGCTTTTCATCAGTCACAATCCCCACGATGCTGGTGAATCACATACTGGGAAACAAGTCTATCTCCTACATGGAATGTATGACCCAGATctacttcttcatcattttcatCAACATGGATGGGTTCCTCCTGAGTGTGATGGCCTATGATGATTATACTGTCATCTGTTGCCCACTCCACTACACCATGATCATGAAGCCCAAACTCTGTATCCTTCTGGTGGCTGCATCTCAGGTCAGTACAAATCTGCATGCTCTCCTACACACTCTTTTCATGGTTCAACTCACATTTTGTTCCAACAATGCTGTGTATCACTTTTTCTGTGACCCTTATCTTATTCTAAAACTCTCTTGTTTGAATACCTTTATCAGTGACCTGATGGTATTCACTGTGGGTGAATTGGTATTTATGACACAATTTACATGTATCATCATTTCATATGATTACATCTTCTCTAATATACTGAAGTTGCCATCTGCCCATGGAATAAGGAAAAACTTGTCCCCGTGTGGATCCCATGTCACTGTGGTCTCTCACTTCTATGGGGCAATCCTGGGGGTCTATAAGCACCCTTCATCCTCCTACTCAGTACAAGATGTGTTGACTACTGTCATCTTCACAGTGGTGACTCCCCTCATCAATCCCTTCATCTGCAGCCTGAGAAATCATGACACAAAGGGAGCTTTAAGGAAACTAATTTCATattctatactttaa